A portion of the Rubritalea squalenifaciens DSM 18772 genome contains these proteins:
- a CDS encoding substrate-binding domain-containing protein has translation MKKVLVLTELRTHYGRQILSGLMMEARAHDWWNTMRLTASETDRDAIAQVLAQVDGVIVRDASPEVMEELKGQEVPTVVLRGAMGEPVEESETMKAAAHVDDASVGALAVEELKRLSVKHWGFVGFEGVGWSRGRGEALMNHPAVVHAIELRGNERESWSGVLRLAEWLRKVPKPIGVFGCSDSAGLTVLQACQYAGFSVPNQVAVIGVDNDVQLCHTSVPPLSSIDLHATGVGQRAAWQLANMLGLPTKAEPVISPARLVARESSHEVDRYFLCYQKAVEWLSSNALRGPSVDELSDVTGISRRGLERAFEKHAKVSPASVIREHRMKAIEILLARDSLTLDRIAAQAGFTDAAGLSNFVKRQTGKSPRELRETL, from the coding sequence ATGAAGAAAGTTTTGGTCCTCACAGAGCTCCGCACCCACTACGGCAGACAGATCCTCAGTGGCTTAATGATGGAAGCTCGCGCGCACGACTGGTGGAACACCATGCGACTGACCGCCTCAGAGACCGACCGCGATGCTATCGCGCAGGTGCTGGCCCAGGTGGACGGCGTCATCGTCCGCGATGCCTCTCCGGAGGTCATGGAGGAACTCAAAGGCCAGGAGGTACCCACCGTCGTCCTGCGTGGTGCCATGGGTGAGCCCGTGGAAGAGTCCGAGACCATGAAGGCTGCCGCTCACGTGGATGATGCCAGTGTAGGTGCTCTCGCTGTTGAGGAACTGAAACGACTGAGTGTGAAGCACTGGGGCTTCGTAGGATTTGAAGGCGTGGGCTGGTCCAGGGGCCGTGGCGAGGCACTGATGAACCATCCCGCCGTCGTCCACGCCATCGAGCTCAGAGGCAACGAGCGTGAGAGCTGGAGTGGGGTACTCAGACTCGCCGAATGGCTGCGCAAGGTGCCCAAGCCGATCGGGGTTTTTGGCTGCTCGGATTCCGCAGGCCTCACGGTCCTGCAGGCCTGCCAATACGCCGGTTTCTCGGTACCCAACCAAGTCGCCGTCATCGGGGTGGATAACGATGTGCAGCTCTGCCACACCAGCGTGCCTCCTTTGAGTAGTATCGACCTGCATGCCACTGGGGTAGGGCAGCGCGCCGCCTGGCAGCTCGCCAACATGCTAGGACTGCCTACCAAAGCTGAACCCGTCATTTCTCCAGCCCGTCTGGTCGCCCGCGAATCCAGCCACGAAGTAGACCGCTACTTCCTCTGCTATCAGAAAGCCGTGGAATGGCTCTCTAGCAATGCGCTGCGCGGACCATCCGTGGATGAACTCTCAGACGTCACCGGCATTTCACGTCGCGGCCTGGAAAGAGCCTTTGAAAAGCACGCCAAAGTCAGCCCGGCATCCGTGATCCGCGAGCACCGCATGAAGGCGATCGAGATCCTTTTGGCGAGAGATTCACTGACTCTGGACCGTATTGCTGCTCAAGCAGGCTTTACCGACGCCGCCGGCCTTTCGAACTTCGTGAAGCGCCAGACAGGTAAATCGCCACGTGAACTCCGCGAAACCCTATGA
- a CDS encoding metallophosphoesterase, with amino-acid sequence MKTILPLPMIASLAKAQSAGEGDKAQLSIGIIADPQYANKEARGSRYYRESLGKLRRAIAELNQHQLDLVVTLGDLIDEDFSSFNPVLKEYQSLKVPYYHVLGNHDFSVSDAEKARVPETLGLGKATYFSQQHSGWRLIYLDGTELSVFRYGIGDPRREEAQAYLDKLTEAKAARGRPWNSGLTAKQFNWLEQELQAAKKASQRVLLFNHLPVLPAEDGHNLWNAPELVTLLEKHDHVAAYLNGHNHAGNYVQHQGAHYVNFKGMVETQAETAYAIVRCFQDRLEINGYGAEPSRSMR; translated from the coding sequence TTGAAAACCATCCTGCCACTCCCCATGATCGCCAGCCTGGCCAAGGCGCAGTCAGCAGGGGAGGGGGACAAAGCGCAGCTCAGCATCGGCATCATTGCCGACCCTCAATACGCCAACAAAGAGGCGCGTGGCAGTCGCTACTACCGTGAGTCACTCGGCAAGCTGCGCCGTGCCATCGCCGAGCTCAACCAGCACCAGCTGGATCTCGTAGTCACCCTGGGAGATTTGATTGACGAGGATTTCAGCAGCTTCAACCCGGTGCTCAAGGAATACCAGTCACTCAAAGTGCCTTACTACCACGTGCTTGGGAACCATGACTTTTCGGTCTCTGACGCAGAAAAGGCCAGAGTCCCCGAAACCCTGGGACTGGGCAAAGCCACCTACTTCAGCCAGCAACACAGCGGCTGGAGACTCATCTATCTGGACGGCACGGAACTCAGCGTTTTTCGCTACGGAATCGGAGACCCAAGACGAGAGGAAGCCCAGGCCTATCTGGATAAACTGACCGAAGCCAAGGCTGCCCGAGGCAGACCCTGGAACTCTGGCCTCACTGCCAAGCAGTTCAACTGGTTGGAGCAGGAGCTCCAGGCCGCCAAAAAGGCCTCCCAGCGCGTCCTCCTGTTCAACCACCTCCCCGTCCTGCCGGCCGAGGACGGCCACAACCTCTGGAATGCTCCGGAACTGGTCACCCTGCTTGAAAAGCACGACCACGTGGCAGCCTACCTCAATGGCCACAACCACGCTGGCAACTACGTCCAGCACCAGGGTGCCCACTACGTGAATTTCAAGGGCATGGTGGAAACCCAAGCAGAAACGGCCTACGCCATTGTCCGCTGTTTTCAGGACCGATTGGAAATCAATGGTTATGGAGCTGAGCCAAGTCGTAGCATGCGCTGA
- a CDS encoding response regulator transcription factor has protein sequence MLYFLEEMKRHLNARNVLWIGSGRGKDASNTPVIEMLGEWTTVDVLYCQSSERPRTPEDNYQLYMEVKQKHGIDPLTKAAIESAGSSRSFTRRDVITDEEWQNHWIHREFHQKNGDSELMFVVYSVDSACESYIVFYRGIGEAPFTVEEREFAFTASMGIGVLHKRMMQLRGAALPSTRLLSPQEKAVLNLLIQGRRDKEVALSLGISPTTVNKHLSSIYRKFGVSGKFDLIAQLM, from the coding sequence ATGCTCTATTTCCTTGAGGAAATGAAGCGCCACTTGAATGCCCGTAACGTACTCTGGATTGGCAGCGGCCGAGGCAAGGATGCCAGCAATACCCCGGTAATCGAGATGTTAGGCGAGTGGACGACCGTCGATGTACTCTACTGCCAGTCCAGCGAGAGACCGCGTACTCCGGAAGACAACTATCAACTCTACATGGAGGTCAAACAGAAGCACGGCATTGACCCCTTGACCAAAGCCGCCATTGAGAGTGCTGGCAGCTCGCGTAGTTTTACACGCAGAGATGTCATTACTGATGAGGAGTGGCAGAACCATTGGATTCATCGTGAGTTCCACCAGAAGAATGGTGATTCTGAACTGATGTTCGTTGTCTATTCCGTGGATTCCGCATGCGAGTCCTACATCGTCTTCTACCGGGGCATCGGCGAGGCACCGTTCACCGTGGAGGAACGGGAATTCGCCTTCACCGCCAGTATGGGCATAGGGGTGCTCCATAAGCGTATGATGCAGCTGCGCGGCGCCGCTCTTCCTTCTACCAGACTCTTGAGCCCGCAAGAAAAGGCGGTACTTAATCTGCTCATCCAAGGAAGGCGAGACAAAGAAGTCGCGCTCTCCCTGGGAATCTCACCCACCACGGTGAACAAGCACCTCTCATCCATTTACCGGAAGTTTGGCGTCTCTGGCAAATTCGACCTCATCGCCCAGCTGATGTAG
- a CDS encoding VOC family protein — protein MKPKIQPYLFFGGLCEKALVYYTRAIGAEVKALMRYKDNPEPDEEKFKIPKGYEDKVMHACMRVGNAYIMASDGCGEEAEHKGYSIYLGCENAAEAEERFNALADKGKVNMPLEKTFWSPKFGMVTDPFGIQWMVGVDVD, from the coding sequence ATGAAGCCAAAAATCCAACCTTACCTATTTTTCGGAGGCCTCTGTGAAAAGGCCCTCGTCTATTACACCCGAGCCATAGGAGCTGAAGTCAAAGCCCTTATGCGCTACAAAGACAACCCCGAGCCTGATGAGGAGAAATTCAAGATCCCCAAAGGCTACGAGGACAAAGTCATGCACGCCTGTATGCGCGTGGGCAACGCCTACATCATGGCCTCCGATGGATGCGGTGAAGAAGCCGAGCACAAAGGCTACTCCATCTATCTAGGCTGCGAGAATGCAGCGGAAGCCGAAGAACGCTTCAATGCCCTCGCAGACAAAGGCAAGGTGAACATGCCACTGGAAAAGACCTTTTGGTCTCCAAAATTCGGCATGGTCACTGACCCCTTCGGCATTCAGTGGATGGTCGGTGTGGATGTGGATTAA
- a CDS encoding DUF7133 domain-containing protein yields MKISIILSLLLSLLPMSLTAGTLELTGKTAKIKGPSGGRQLTWNKDRFQYWSSQSSVPSWTFKAKGEGEVELTVYQSMHEIPSSAYTVQFGEHAIKAAVQETASWTDYQAVKIGTFKFKKGINVLSIRPEKLKGRALMDLQKVSLSGDTDLLSELKPRLHKRVGIQSKLTKPHPSTKVVDISPGPLNLKVTGIDFLSDGTMVVSSWDKWGSVYLIKGYGGAREQMQITRFAEGMAEPLGVVVVDDVIYVQQKQELTRLRDLDKDGKCDSYEVVCNAWEVCDNFHEFSFCPQYKDGYFYTTLAIAVNLGGATTKPQVKDRGTVVRIDPKTGQYEVVAAGFRTPNGMAFSADKEHLFVADNQGDYLPGNKIVDVKPGRFYNHRYFPPHPLSEQPVSPPMAWLPHNEIANSPTQPYQLKSGRYQGQLLVGDIHHGGIRRISMEEIDGELQGTAFRFSQGLKGGINRLMEGPDGHLYAGVCGSRGNWGRGAYQGLYRIEMGDAPVFEVLRVDTMSNGLTLTFIQPLKEGLGWDPAYYKIDTYTYKPTANYGGPKVDKHDLQVLSATVSSDRTQVFLEIPGIKTGYVVHGTLDAETTGEDGKLAWAGEWWTTVNQIPAGKMGEKSPAPVYAKKIDLMEDGEEVSPHAKALTLFSENCVSCHKITRERLIGPGLAGLLGKKQVVIRDGKRVEVTIDKAYLQKAIMQPGAEHPVGYQPIMSPLGDALGEKNVKLLVEWISTLK; encoded by the coding sequence ATGAAGATATCAATCATTCTCTCTCTCCTGCTCTCGCTGCTGCCCATGTCTCTTACTGCGGGTACGCTTGAACTGACAGGAAAGACCGCCAAGATCAAAGGCCCGAGTGGCGGTCGCCAGCTGACCTGGAACAAGGACAGGTTCCAATACTGGAGCTCCCAGAGTTCGGTGCCGAGCTGGACTTTCAAAGCAAAAGGCGAAGGCGAGGTGGAGCTCACAGTCTATCAATCGATGCATGAGATCCCCTCCTCAGCATACACGGTCCAGTTTGGCGAGCACGCCATCAAGGCGGCTGTGCAAGAAACCGCTTCTTGGACGGATTACCAGGCCGTGAAGATCGGAACCTTCAAGTTCAAGAAAGGTATCAATGTGCTCAGTATTAGGCCTGAGAAGTTGAAGGGGCGGGCCTTGATGGACCTTCAGAAAGTGTCTTTGTCCGGCGATACGGACTTGCTCAGTGAGCTGAAGCCACGGCTTCACAAGCGGGTGGGTATCCAGTCCAAGCTCACGAAGCCACACCCATCCACCAAGGTGGTGGATATTTCACCGGGTCCTTTGAACCTGAAAGTGACCGGGATCGATTTCCTCTCAGACGGCACCATGGTCGTGTCTTCCTGGGACAAGTGGGGATCAGTCTACCTAATCAAAGGCTATGGCGGTGCGCGTGAGCAGATGCAGATCACCCGTTTTGCCGAAGGGATGGCTGAGCCACTCGGTGTCGTAGTGGTGGACGATGTAATCTATGTGCAGCAGAAGCAGGAACTGACCCGCTTGCGAGATCTGGATAAGGACGGCAAGTGTGATTCCTATGAGGTGGTGTGCAATGCCTGGGAAGTGTGCGATAACTTCCACGAGTTCTCCTTCTGCCCACAGTACAAGGATGGCTACTTCTACACGACGCTGGCGATAGCCGTGAACTTGGGAGGGGCAACCACCAAGCCACAGGTGAAGGATCGTGGTACGGTGGTGCGCATCGATCCGAAGACTGGCCAGTACGAAGTGGTGGCAGCGGGCTTCCGCACACCCAATGGCATGGCCTTCTCAGCGGACAAAGAGCATCTCTTTGTGGCGGATAACCAGGGTGATTACTTGCCGGGTAACAAGATCGTGGATGTGAAGCCGGGACGTTTCTACAACCATCGCTATTTCCCTCCCCATCCGCTCAGCGAGCAGCCTGTGTCACCGCCGATGGCGTGGCTTCCTCATAATGAAATCGCCAACTCCCCTACACAACCCTATCAGCTAAAGAGCGGACGCTATCAGGGGCAATTGTTGGTTGGGGACATCCATCACGGTGGGATCAGACGGATTTCGATGGAGGAGATCGATGGTGAATTACAGGGTACCGCATTCCGTTTTTCCCAAGGTCTCAAAGGTGGCATCAACCGCCTGATGGAGGGCCCGGACGGCCATCTCTATGCAGGTGTCTGCGGGAGTCGTGGCAACTGGGGACGCGGAGCTTATCAGGGCTTGTACCGCATTGAGATGGGTGATGCCCCCGTCTTTGAGGTCCTGCGGGTGGATACAATGAGCAATGGCCTGACTCTGACCTTTATCCAGCCGCTCAAAGAGGGGCTGGGCTGGGATCCGGCTTATTACAAGATCGATACCTACACTTACAAGCCGACTGCCAATTATGGTGGCCCCAAGGTCGACAAGCACGACCTCCAAGTGCTCAGTGCGACCGTCTCATCTGACCGTACGCAGGTATTTCTGGAAATCCCGGGGATCAAGACCGGCTATGTGGTTCACGGTACACTGGACGCAGAGACGACTGGAGAGGACGGCAAGCTGGCCTGGGCCGGAGAATGGTGGACGACTGTCAATCAGATCCCAGCTGGTAAAATGGGTGAGAAATCCCCTGCCCCAGTTTACGCGAAGAAGATTGACCTGATGGAAGATGGCGAGGAGGTGAGCCCTCACGCCAAGGCGCTGACGCTGTTCAGCGAGAACTGTGTATCCTGCCACAAGATCACCCGAGAGCGTCTCATCGGTCCGGGTCTTGCAGGTCTGTTAGGGAAGAAGCAAGTCGTGATCCGGGATGGCAAGCGGGTGGAAGTCACCATCGACAAAGCCTATCTCCAGAAGGCCATTATGCAGCCCGGGGCTGAACACCCGGTAGGTTACCAGCCGATCATGAGTCCACTCGGGGACGCTCTGGGAGAGAAGAATGTGAAGCTCCTAGTGGAGTGGATCAGTACCTTGAAATAA
- a CDS encoding sugar phosphate isomerase/epimerase family protein, giving the protein MKLTGFADEAARDLATQIKATQELGWEYISARGIDGKNIHDLSEEAFETSVQQLEAAGIKVAEFGSLIGNWAKKIDTDFDITLGEIERAIPRMKRLGTQYVRIMSYAQEPWGSDQQEQERFHRLREIVARFSDAGLIAAHENCMNYGGFSSEHTLRLIEEVPGMKLIFDTGNPVFQRDRSKPEPYPWQDAWEFYQNVREHIVHIHIKDCKNPLADGVEPEYVFPGEGQGYVREIIRDLKSNSYNGFIAIEPHVATVFHVTDGQEPDWQQCYDSYVAYGKAMEEIIQGA; this is encoded by the coding sequence ATGAAGCTCACAGGATTCGCAGACGAAGCAGCCAGAGACCTCGCCACTCAGATCAAAGCTACCCAGGAACTCGGGTGGGAGTATATTTCCGCTCGCGGCATTGATGGCAAAAATATCCACGATCTCAGTGAGGAAGCATTTGAGACCAGCGTGCAGCAGCTTGAGGCAGCAGGAATCAAGGTGGCAGAGTTCGGCTCCCTGATCGGCAACTGGGCGAAGAAGATTGATACTGATTTTGACATCACACTCGGTGAGATCGAGCGAGCGATCCCGCGCATGAAGCGTCTCGGCACCCAGTACGTGCGCATCATGTCCTATGCTCAGGAGCCATGGGGTAGCGACCAGCAGGAGCAGGAGCGCTTTCACCGCCTGCGTGAGATCGTGGCGCGCTTCTCTGATGCCGGCTTGATTGCCGCCCACGAGAACTGCATGAACTACGGCGGATTCTCCTCTGAGCACACCCTCCGTCTGATCGAGGAAGTGCCCGGCATGAAACTGATCTTTGATACCGGCAACCCGGTCTTCCAGCGTGACCGTTCCAAGCCAGAGCCCTATCCATGGCAGGATGCCTGGGAGTTCTATCAGAACGTCCGTGAACACATCGTTCACATCCACATCAAGGACTGCAAGAACCCGCTAGCAGATGGCGTGGAGCCTGAGTACGTCTTCCCCGGTGAAGGCCAGGGCTACGTCCGTGAAATCATCCGCGATCTCAAGTCTAACAGTTACAACGGCTTCATCGCTATCGAGCCTCACGTCGCCACCGTCTTCCACGTGACCGATGGCCAGGAGCCAGACTGGCAGCAGTGCTATGACTCCTACGTCGCCTACGGCAAGGCAATGGAGGAGATCATCCAGGGGGCGTAA
- a CDS encoding beta-N-acetylhexosaminidase: MKNRTLSILRGAACSSAALLLSLTSQLTAAEALQLMPYPAKVEHAEGVYQFPETAVISQGATRLNLETIAGLKLTPGENPQVLLLKAKDDTFPKSVTSPERHQIQVTPKGVAIRAAEEVGYYRALQTLAQMVATTGGKLPLATVTDYPRFEWRGFMLDESRHFTGKDALKKILDEMAAHKMNRFHWHLTDSQGWRIEIKKYPKLTTVGAIGNNTNPKAPAEFYTQEEIKEIVAYAKARHITIVPEIDMPGHAAAAVRAYPEFSGGGSKRHPDFTFNPASKETETFLLDILKEVAQLFPDAKVIHFGGDESHFGWEKWPQLPAVKALMKEKGYKDLHQVEHDFNRRMAKHINDLGFTVGGWDEISRVGLDKKKTLLFWWRHNKPAELDYALKNGYQVVLCPRIPCYFDFVQHKTHKIGRRWGSAFVPLDAVYAYPDSQKQIAGKEHLIKGVQANLWTEQTPTQRRREFMIFPRLHAIASAGWVQKENKDYERFLSYMNYRLPVMQQTGLHHASIDQPNQETAKDGKVVERK; the protein is encoded by the coding sequence ATGAAAAATCGTACTCTCTCCATACTTCGCGGAGCGGCCTGCTCATCTGCGGCTCTCCTTCTTTCGCTAACATCACAGCTGACAGCGGCAGAAGCCCTGCAGCTGATGCCTTATCCTGCTAAAGTAGAACATGCGGAAGGCGTCTATCAGTTTCCTGAAACTGCGGTGATATCCCAGGGGGCTACCAGACTGAATCTGGAAACCATCGCTGGGCTGAAGCTCACCCCGGGCGAAAACCCGCAGGTGCTCCTGCTTAAAGCCAAAGACGACACTTTCCCAAAGTCTGTGACTTCTCCGGAGCGTCACCAGATTCAAGTGACCCCAAAAGGTGTCGCCATCCGTGCTGCTGAAGAAGTGGGTTACTACCGTGCGCTCCAGACTCTGGCCCAGATGGTGGCTACCACTGGAGGAAAGCTTCCATTGGCCACTGTAACCGACTATCCGCGTTTTGAATGGCGTGGATTTATGTTAGATGAGTCACGCCACTTCACAGGCAAAGATGCGCTGAAGAAGATTCTCGATGAAATGGCGGCTCACAAGATGAACCGCTTTCACTGGCATCTAACAGACTCGCAAGGTTGGCGTATTGAAATCAAGAAATACCCGAAGCTGACCACCGTGGGAGCGATCGGCAACAATACCAATCCGAAGGCTCCTGCTGAGTTTTACACCCAGGAAGAGATCAAGGAAATCGTAGCCTATGCCAAAGCGCGTCACATCACCATCGTTCCAGAGATTGACATGCCGGGCCATGCCGCAGCTGCGGTTCGCGCCTATCCGGAATTCAGCGGTGGTGGTTCCAAGCGTCATCCAGACTTTACCTTCAACCCGGCTTCCAAGGAGACGGAAACCTTCCTACTGGATATTCTCAAGGAAGTGGCCCAGCTCTTCCCGGATGCAAAGGTCATCCACTTCGGTGGTGACGAGTCCCACTTTGGTTGGGAGAAGTGGCCTCAGCTGCCTGCTGTAAAGGCACTGATGAAGGAAAAAGGCTACAAGGATTTGCATCAGGTGGAGCATGACTTCAACCGCCGCATGGCCAAGCACATCAATGACCTCGGCTTCACCGTCGGTGGCTGGGATGAGATTTCCCGCGTCGGTCTCGACAAGAAGAAGACCCTGCTCTTCTGGTGGCGCCACAACAAGCCGGCCGAACTGGATTACGCGCTTAAGAACGGCTACCAGGTTGTCCTTTGCCCGCGCATCCCTTGCTACTTCGATTTTGTGCAGCACAAGACCCACAAGATCGGCCGCCGCTGGGGTTCCGCCTTCGTGCCACTCGATGCCGTCTATGCCTATCCAGACTCTCAGAAGCAAATCGCAGGCAAAGAGCACCTGATCAAAGGGGTGCAGGCGAATCTCTGGACGGAGCAGACTCCGACCCAGCGCCGCCGCGAGTTCATGATCTTCCCACGCCTTCACGCTATCGCTTCTGCCGGTTGGGTTCAGAAGGAGAACAAGGACTACGAGCGTTTCCTTAGCTACATGAACTACAGGCTTCCAGTCATGCAGCAAACCGGTCTTCATCACGCCTCCATCGACCAGCCAAACCAGGAGACAGCCAAGGATGGCAAGGTCGTGGAACGCAAGTAA
- a CDS encoding Gfo/Idh/MocA family protein, whose protein sequence is MKFGIIGGGMIARFHAQAINAMEDGILHSVYARDAAKAESFAEEFGCKAYTEFDAFLADQELEVVTIATPSGAHLEPALAAAKAGIHIACEKPLEVTTERVDEMIAAADAHGVKLAGIFNRRFSPAVAAIKQAAEQKRFGTLALAEASIKWYRDQAYYDSGAWRGTWKLDGGGALMNQGIHTVDQLIYIAGPIKRLSASMATLAHEGIEVEDTAVAVLEFENGARGVIQASTACFSKTGHPAEVQLCGDQGSAFLTDESFRVWDFAEEQEEDAEILSTLMQGADQGLGANDPTAINFYGHQRTFEDLVTAIQNDTVPAVDGHEARKAVAVIRAIYESAQNGGKWMEL, encoded by the coding sequence ATGAAATTCGGAATTATTGGAGGAGGCATGATCGCTCGCTTTCACGCCCAGGCCATCAATGCGATGGAAGACGGCATCTTGCATTCTGTCTACGCTCGTGATGCAGCCAAGGCGGAGTCATTCGCCGAGGAGTTCGGCTGCAAGGCATACACGGAATTTGATGCCTTCCTAGCGGATCAAGAGCTTGAGGTAGTGACCATCGCTACTCCATCCGGTGCCCACCTGGAGCCTGCTCTCGCGGCTGCCAAAGCGGGCATCCACATCGCTTGCGAAAAGCCGCTTGAGGTGACTACCGAGCGTGTTGATGAAATGATTGCTGCGGCGGATGCCCATGGTGTGAAGCTTGCGGGTATTTTTAACCGTCGCTTCTCCCCTGCTGTGGCTGCGATCAAGCAGGCTGCCGAGCAGAAACGTTTCGGTACACTGGCTCTGGCGGAAGCCTCTATCAAGTGGTACCGCGATCAGGCCTACTATGATTCCGGCGCCTGGCGTGGAACCTGGAAACTCGATGGTGGTGGTGCGCTGATGAACCAGGGCATCCATACCGTGGACCAGCTCATCTACATTGCCGGCCCGATCAAGCGCCTCTCCGCAAGTATGGCCACACTGGCCCACGAAGGTATCGAGGTGGAAGACACCGCGGTGGCTGTGCTCGAGTTTGAGAATGGTGCCCGCGGCGTCATTCAGGCCTCTACCGCCTGCTTCTCCAAGACAGGCCATCCGGCTGAAGTTCAGCTCTGCGGTGATCAAGGCTCCGCATTCCTGACAGACGAGTCTTTCCGCGTCTGGGATTTTGCCGAGGAGCAGGAGGAAGACGCAGAGATTCTCTCCACACTCATGCAGGGTGCGGACCAAGGTCTCGGTGCCAATGACCCTACAGCCATCAATTTCTACGGCCACCAGCGCACCTTCGAGGATCTGGTGACCGCCATCCAAAACGATACGGTTCCTGCCGTCGACGGCCATGAAGCCCGCAAGGCGGTTGCCGTCATCCGCGCCATCTACGAATCCGCCCAGAATGGCGGCAAGTGGATGGAACTCTAA
- a CDS encoding divalent metal cation transporter: MKFLQYAKQSGPGWVQAAVTLGGGSLVGALYLGVIGGYEFLWLQPLAMLCGIIMLSAISYVTLSNEERPFRLVQKKVSPALAWGWLIATVIADTVFCAAQFSLGSGALTGNLGVDINPYVITGSFFIICLSLLAISQKEGKASKIIDNVLKVLVAIIVLSFMGVVATLALKGAINWGHLFGGLIPDFSALFKPTDQINTAIQATGDQAEYWTNYVTGEQRSKIITAFGTAVGINMTFLLPYSLRKKGWGKEQRELSRFDLVFGLFIPFMLGASALVISSAASFHAKHADVISAEGKPLEGMEGIYYEVLDKRIASSDDTYADDVKEMKSLSKDIALWEKEGGPAEEILNAQAQLTLLSEAVATKRDEVPLQEKQLAAMLSNRKASNLAKSLEPFLGSSAQLIFGVGVLAMAISTMLVHMMMNGYAISEAFNKLGNAKVFMLGAAMPATAGLFSPILWDGPSKAAMQVPAAVIATTLLPIAYLAFLLLMNSKSALGEELPKKRGLINILMILSAGIASFASVWALSSKGTEGMIGIVALGVLALVGIFGFVKNNKVA, encoded by the coding sequence ATGAAATTTCTCCAGTACGCCAAACAATCAGGCCCCGGTTGGGTGCAAGCAGCCGTCACTCTCGGTGGTGGATCACTCGTGGGAGCTCTATATCTAGGGGTAATTGGTGGATACGAATTTTTGTGGCTCCAGCCCTTGGCTATGCTTTGCGGTATTATAATGCTGTCGGCAATCTCTTATGTGACGCTGTCAAATGAAGAGCGTCCCTTCCGCCTAGTGCAGAAAAAAGTTTCTCCTGCATTGGCGTGGGGCTGGTTGATTGCAACAGTCATTGCAGACACAGTCTTTTGCGCAGCTCAGTTCTCGTTGGGGAGTGGAGCTCTTACTGGTAATCTGGGAGTGGATATAAATCCCTATGTGATTACAGGCTCCTTTTTTATCATCTGCCTCTCCTTACTGGCGATTTCTCAAAAGGAGGGAAAGGCCTCCAAGATAATTGATAATGTTCTCAAAGTACTAGTGGCTATCATCGTTCTTTCTTTCATGGGGGTGGTTGCCACTCTGGCCCTTAAAGGAGCAATCAATTGGGGCCATCTCTTCGGTGGTCTCATTCCCGATTTCTCGGCTCTCTTCAAGCCAACGGATCAAATAAATACTGCTATTCAAGCGACGGGTGACCAAGCTGAGTACTGGACGAATTATGTTACGGGTGAGCAGCGTTCAAAAATCATTACGGCCTTTGGTACTGCAGTGGGTATCAACATGACCTTCCTACTTCCCTACTCCTTGCGTAAGAAGGGCTGGGGCAAAGAGCAACGTGAGCTTTCCCGCTTTGACTTGGTTTTCGGATTATTCATTCCGTTTATGCTTGGTGCTTCAGCTTTGGTGATCTCCTCCGCTGCATCATTTCATGCCAAGCATGCTGATGTTATATCGGCTGAAGGAAAGCCTCTGGAAGGTATGGAAGGCATCTACTATGAGGTGTTGGATAAGCGTATTGCTAGCTCGGATGATACGTATGCTGATGACGTAAAAGAAATGAAATCACTCTCCAAAGACATTGCTCTCTGGGAAAAAGAAGGCGGGCCTGCTGAAGAGATTTTAAATGCTCAAGCGCAACTGACTTTGCTATCTGAAGCTGTCGCTACAAAACGTGATGAGGTTCCTCTTCAAGAGAAGCAATTGGCTGCTATGCTCTCAAACCGCAAGGCGAGTAACTTGGCAAAGTCACTAGAACCATTCTTGGGAAGCAGTGCTCAGTTGATCTTTGGTGTGGGAGTTTTAGCCATGGCAATATCTACCATGCTGGTGCACATGATGATGAACGGTTACGCGATCTCTGAAGCATTTAACAAGTTGGGTAATGCAAAGGTATTCATGTTAGGTGCGGCCATGCCTGCGACTGCCGGTTTATTCTCTCCTATACTATGGGACGGCCCGTCAAAGGCGGCTATGCAGGTGCCTGCAGCGGTAATCGCCACCACCCTATTGCCTATTGCTTATCTAGCCTTCCTTTTGCTGATGAACTCGAAGTCTGCATTAGGAGAAGAGTTGCCGAAGAAGCGAGGCCTTATCAATATACTTATGATCCTTTCTGCTGGTATTGCCAGCTTTGCCTCAGTCTGGGCATTAAGTTCTAAAGGCACCGAGGGGATGATCGGTATTGTCGCTCTTGGCGTGCTCGCACTGGTCGGCATCTTCGGCTTTGTGAAGAACAATAAGGTCGCTTAG